The Nymphaea colorata isolate Beijing-Zhang1983 chromosome 5, ASM883128v2, whole genome shotgun sequence DNA segment aaaacagatgAATCACGATGATCGCGAGTCACAGCGCAGAAATGATTCGCCGCTACAAACTACATTCTGGACAAGGCAAGAACCCAACAGTAAACTCCAAAAGCCAAAATTCAATAGAAGGATATCGACAAAACCTAACCAAAAATgccgaaaaataagatcaagAACCGGGTAGCCGCCAAAACCTATTGAAACTAACTAAAAATTGCGAAGCACATAGCCGATCCAACAATGGCCGAATTAAGACCAGAAGCAAACTATCAAAAATCTTGACGGAGACCCCAACGAAGCAGCATTACGATCAAAGCGTGCACCGCAATGAGAGTCGTAAAGAACATGACTACCTCCGCGAAGCACGCGGCGAAAGCGCTGCTGGCAAACGTCCCCGCCAACGAGATCTCCGTCTTGGTGCCCCCGTGCGCCATGGAATCAGGCGAAGGCCGAGGAGAGGGGCGAGAGGAACTCGACGCAAGAGAAGGCTCCGAGAAGGAACTGACGCTGACGCTTCTTCCTACGGAGACAGCGCGCCGTGTGCTTTTCGTCGCACTGAAAATTTGAGGGATCTGGAAAAAAAGGCAGCTTGATGCCCCTTTCTGGAAAACTGGGCGTGGTCCCCGCATGCGCTCACTCCATCTCCCCTTCATGCGAGACGGCGGGCTCAACTTTTCATTGTCCGAGAGTACCCCTGAATCTTTTCTTTATTCCGGTTGTAGGTTTTGGTTGGTGGACCGGACTCCTCAAACCCGCTCAAGCTGGATCAGGACCGACTGAGTTATCgattttattatttataaaaaaataaaacagttcaAAGTTCATAAATAATGGATTGTCCTTGTGTTATTTACGTGGATAATAAAAtatctatttaattttttttcatttcctctaattttatttataaaatttggcCTTCGCTTGCtacaataaaattgaaaaattttaaacagtTTTTGCTAAATTTTAGCAATAACTATATTAAACCGATTAAATAAGTTAGTAAATACCCAAAAGAGGATCAAAATCCAGCTCTGCTCGGAACAGTTGGTTCGAATGTTTATTGAGTGGAAGTGGTAATAATGGCAACAACGGTGGCAAGGACGTCCAAAGGGGCAGTGGATTCTTAGCTGATTAGCAACTCACTCCTTGCTTTTGGCCCATGCTCACTGAGTGCGACTCACGTTTAGGCCCACAAAAATGTGCATGCTACGTTTGATGGCATATAATACCGTTAGAACTTAGAATATATGCCTGCAAATGGTATCAGTGTGACCACACATCATTTCAATAAGTTTGTCGATCACAATGTGTGTGCGCACCTGCTTGCACGCATTTACCaacatttttgtttaatattaAGAAACCAtttgttaaaatataataatattttggaaCTAATATAAAAGATTGGGTGCGAGGCAGCTGATAACTTGTTTTTAatactattatatatatatttgtttgttatatttatatattacatgacattaaaaatatatatttgttattagAATCGTGTGGGACCTCGTGCCCAGGTTTTGGGCAGCTGGGCCAGACCCTAATTGGAACACACACTTTTAAGAATATTGTGTTATTatttcaataaacaaaatataaacatgtCTAATGTTTGATGTTCCGTGTACAATCacatcttattttttgaaacaacACGAAGCGTGTCTTAATAACATAAATTATACTTTAAATGAGGTTGGTCCAACCGAATTGAATAGGCGATCAGTCTCCATTTAGATTTTCAATTGTCGATTCTCTGTACTGCAAATAAGAAGTATCGACACACAAGTTGAAGAGTGATGGAGGCAACATATCGACTACCCAAACTCGGTACCTTTAGAAAAGAGGGGTTGGCAAACTCGCAATGTTTTAATTACTGGTGAGTATATTTGGTGTAAAAGCTCGGGAGATCATGGTTGGCAAACTCGCCGAGTTAACTCGGGAATCGCCTGAGTTGACTGGGGATCGGCCTCAAGCTGGGTCACGACCCAGGCTTCAGCCGATCTAAGATccgatatttgaaaaaaatcgCCCCTGACCGGTTCAGCTGGGTGTATCGTTCAATCGGATTGCATCGCCCCAGTTATGGCTAATCCGTTTTGCTGTCATTTTTCACCCTCGATCGTGTCTAGTCTTTGTACACAAAGTATGCTTAATTTAGTTTGAACTTTATGAATAATATAATGTAGTTTAGTTGATTTTCTGCTTAATTAAACCACACCATGAAAATTCTGAACTTGACTCGGCCGAGTCACCGAGTCAAACCGCTGACTTGGTGACCCAGTCCTCTACCGATCCGAGACCGATTCAttggtttgccaactatgcatTATATTAATTTAAGAGCTATTGTTGTAACATCGTAGCATGGCATATTTAAACGTACTTTTCCATTTACATATGGAGGGCGCGCCTTAGAAGTAAACTGCACAATGCAAGAGTCAAAGCTTGAATTATGTTGCAACCATATTGATTTATTGTTGTAACATCATATTACTCAAATTTTATCATAGATTGTTTTAAAAATCTTGCTTGCGGCTAGGTTAACTAATTGCcgtaaataatgtttttttgtaGGCAAAATTAATGAGTTTTTTTCTGCTTATATATCGTCATAGTAAATATTAGCTTGTTGGGGTGATAGATGAGGTTGGAATTGTGGAATTATATAActgaaatttaataaaatagctttgtcaaaaaaaaaaaggaattataGGCTCTTTATTgattcaaaattccaaaattgtAATTGAAATATGATTCCAATGTTTTGCAGGTTTTTTCCAACTATTAAGGGCACTGTCATGGTGcttttaattcatttttatcGAACCGATCATTGTTAATTACATAATCAAAATCTTCATACTATTAAATACGAAGGAAAACTAGAACTGCAAGTTTCATTCTCATTCCAATTTAAGGTGAAACATTGTTTTCCAATTTGGTGCGAGACACCTCCATTTTCTAGATGTTTTCGTATTGTGCTTATGACGAGGTTaattattttccattttcttccaCTTAGAGGATTCTGGTGCATATCTTTGTGCATTGGGGATCTCGATGAATGGTTTGGAACAACAGAATTGGGTTATGAACCAACTATTTATGGGGACGTCCACAATCTAATTGCATATAAATTTCTGAATATTACCTTCGAGTAACTTCAATCGTGGCTAAATATAGTTCCTTTTCTCACTTAATCAGGATGTCAATTCCTCTTGTTATGTACACATATCCATGGCACGGGTAGAAAAATTAGGACATGGTTTTGTAAAACtaagttttatgaaaatctggttaaaaatcaagttttgtaaTATTGGttgagtgtttggatgacaagttGGAAACTTGATTTAGATGCATAAACAAGGTTTTACTAAAATCATCATCCAAACATTCAATTCTAAGGTGCATACGATTGCCCTTGATTTCGTATTCTTTATCCTGTAGtataaaatcattcattttctcaatgcaaaaacaATGATCTTAAATATTGATATTATGTTCGATATAAAGTAAAATAATGATCTTAAATCAGGTTAGTGTCCTTGAGAGATTACACATATCAACTCCAATCTCAAAAACTATTGCTATTACAATAATGTATTTAGCAACAGTAACACATGTTAGTGTTCAATGAACATGTTTTAAAAAGAAgtaagatagattcataaaacccaTTTTTTAGAATACATTTATAAAACAATATCAATGTTATTATTGCCAAACGGCCtcttcaaatattattttggcaTTTTCGTTCTCAATCCCAGAATTTATCGGATCCCGGGTCTGAGAAAGGACCCGTTTGTATGCATCAGTCCGAATAATTGATCTAAGGCGTCAACCTTGAACCTACACAGACCCGGGAAGGGTCCTCACTTGGCGGGAAACTCCAATATTTCCCGCCTCCTCTTTCCTGTCTTCTCCAAATTTCGAAACCCTAGACATACAAATAAGTATCCCCAACCGCCTCAAAAATTCGTCGATCATTTCtttcctctcactctctctgtctctttgcGTGGCTCGCGCTCCCTGTCACTGCGTCTTCGTCTTCCATTTCTACGAAGGGggagaggaaaaagaggaaggaaggaTGTTGGAGCTACGGCTGGTGCAGGGGAGCCTTCTGAAGAAGGTGTTGGAGGCCATCAAGGATCTCGTCACCGACGCCAACTTCGACTGCTCGGCCACTGGTTTCTCCCTGCAGGCCATGGACTCCAGCCATGTTGCCCTCGTCGCCCTCCTCCTCCGCTCTGAGGGCTTCGAGCATTACCGCTGCGACCGCAACCTCTCCATGGGCATGAACCTCAACAATATGTCCAAGATGCTCAGGTGCGCCGGCAACGACGACATCATCACCATCAAGGCCGACGATGGCAGTGACACCGTCACCTTCATGTTCGAGAGCCCCAGTATGTTCCCTTCTTCCTGCTTTGTCTCCTGTTTCCTACTTTCTCTTTCCCCCTTTTTATTGTCTAGGGTTTCTTGCTTACGGGTGAAAATGGCTGCTATCAGACCAGGACAAGATCTCGGACTTTGAGATGAAGCTCATGGACATCGATAGCGAGCATCTGGGTATCCCGGAAGCCGAGTATCACGCCATAGTGAGGATGCCGTCGTCGGAGTTTTCGAGGATTTGTAAGGATCTCAGCACAATTGGTGACACTGGTGAGGAGATTGGGCGGGGGTCCTTCTTTGCTTGCTTCtctctatatatttttttgttttttttgtccttatctGCTTCTTCTGCGGATGCAGTGGTGATCTCCGTGACGAAGGAAGGTGTGAAGTTCTCGACTAGTGGCGATATCGGCACTGCCAACATTGTCTGCCGCCAGAATACCTCTGTCGACAAGGTACGGGGCGACTCTGTTAGTTGTGAtccctgttttttttttcaataaatttagTTGTCCATTTACGTTCCGATGCCTCTGGATTTTTGGTCCCaaattatgttattgttccATGTTATCTTAATACATTCAACAATAAACGCACCTGAGGTCGAAGTTCAAAAGTGACGACCGGATGACTTCTGCTACTTGAATAATGGTTGGTTCTTGTTTTGGTCATTTACAGCCCGAGGAAGCCACGATCATAGAGATGAACGAGCCGGTGTCCCTAACGTTTGCGCTGAGGTATATGAACTCTTTCACGAAGGCGACGCCGTTGTCGAACACCGTCACTTTAAGCCTTTCGTCGGAGCTGCCTGTAGTGGTGGAATACAAGATTGCCGACATGGGTTACATCAGGTTTTACTTGGCTCCGAAGATTGAAGATGAAGAGGTTAATTCATAGAGATAATCTTGATTATCTGTTTACGATGTTATCACCATGTGTTGGATGCACTTCGTTTTCATTTCACTTTTCCCAGCTGTTGGATGTATGAACAGTATATGATTCCGTTACCAAGCGATGTTTCACTTATAAATGCTCAATCTGTAGCGAAAGGAATGgctttttatttgagaaaagcAGCATCAGTTAACCATGGCAAAtctataaaaattgaaaattggtttgTGAGATAATTTTCCCCCATACTCCATGCTATGACGTTAATTTGGAGAATTTAAATACCAGTTGCGCGGGTTCTTGTCAGATTTCAACTTCaacaatctaaatctgaaatcAAACGGGTGTGAAATGCTATTTTTGCCACAGGTACCGCTTTCCTGTCGCTAAAGACAAAttcctttcaaaaatttaccTCCCAATCTCTTACTCGCGCGCTTGCACTCGATTCCCTCTGAACCGCTTTCTCTTTCAACACTTATATGCGCCCTTTGCTAATCTAGTTACAGTAACATTCAGAACATTACCCACTTTGCTTATCgacaaatgaggaaaaaataggATCACCAGTAATCCTTGCATGAGCACAGTCCCTTGTCGAAGTGGTGAAAGCGGCTCATGTCACGGACGATTATCGTACGGTTTGTGATTTTTGAGACGAACTTAGTCGCCGTGTGACAGTCATTGCAAACCCGCAAGTTCTTTACAATTTGGATCGTAATTCCTGGCTCTGTATTCAAAAGTCCAAAGGCAATTGCTAGTCTCTCACTGTGACTGCACAAAAACAtttccttctcctcttcttctacATCTCGAAGAACAGCACCGGTGTCTGGCACATAACCTGCCTTTAGCATTTTCTGGTGCAAGTTTTCCCACATTGCACATATGCGTGCAAAATCTGGATGAGACCTGTCACCTACCCTAAAGACATGAAGTCCACCCTTTACCTGAATCCAAGTGCATCCTGGCGTCTTCTTCACAGAGTTGCTGCTCATCAGCCTTCTCATCCTCTCTGCGTCACCCCACCTGCCCACTTTGGCATAAATATTAGAAAGAACCACATAGTGTGCTGAATTGTCTGGTTCCAATTCCACAAGCTTGTTAAGTGCTTTCTCTGCCATGTCTACATTGGAGTGCATTCTGCAAGCACCCAAGAGTGCACCCCACACACCAGCATCAGGTTCCCTTGGCATGCCTTGGAGTAGGCTCCAAGCTTCCTCAAGTTGACCAGCACGACCCAAGAGATCGACCATGCATGCATAGTGCTCCAAATATGGTTGAAAATCATTTCTTTCCCTCATCAAATCGAAGATCTTCTTTCCTTCATCAACTAACCCTCCATGTCTACA contains these protein-coding regions:
- the LOC116254714 gene encoding proliferating cell nuclear antigen; this translates as MLELRLVQGSLLKKVLEAIKDLVTDANFDCSATGFSLQAMDSSHVALVALLLRSEGFEHYRCDRNLSMGMNLNNMSKMLRCAGNDDIITIKADDGSDTVTFMFESPNQDKISDFEMKLMDIDSEHLGIPEAEYHAIVRMPSSEFSRICKDLSTIGDTVVISVTKEGVKFSTSGDIGTANIVCRQNTSVDKPEEATIIEMNEPVSLTFALRYMNSFTKATPLSNTVTLSLSSELPVVVEYKIADMGYIRFYLAPKIEDEEVNS